From Medicago truncatula cultivar Jemalong A17 chromosome 7, MtrunA17r5.0-ANR, whole genome shotgun sequence, a single genomic window includes:
- the LOC11417838 gene encoding CSC1-like protein HYP1, giving the protein MIFSALLTSIAINFGFCSLFFTLYSILRKQPGNILVYAPRLVSEGKLQEGNQDNLEHLLPTSGWVRRAWEPSDDEFISTAGLDAFVFIRIFVFSLKVFAFAGIVGTIFLLPVNYMGTQICDDSESQKTSLDSFSISNVNNGSHSAVYIFTGVVCILLYYEYEYIASKRIACFYSSKPEPRQFSILVRGIPVPPGCTCSEAVEQFFMEYHPSAYHSHSVVRRSSKLQILVTDTDRLYKRLTQLKDKENSPQRHRRDGFLGLFGQKVDLLDHYEKKLGDIADNVRIEQSALAGKEVPAAFVSFKSRFGAAIALNSQPGVNPTHWITEPAPEPHDVYWPFFSVTFIRRWISRLAVFVACIALTILFLIPVAVVQGLTHLDQLETMFPPLRSILRLTLVSQVITGYLPIQILQLFLSFVPAIMIFLSSLQGYISWSQIQKSACTKVLWFTIWNIFFANVLSGSALYRLNYFLEPKEFPRVLAEAVPAQASFFMAYIVAFGWTNIASELFQLIPLSYNYVNRYFGGNFSDDFEAPSIPYYSEIPRILFFGLLGVTYFILAPLILPFILVYFCLGYIIYRNQLLYVYVQKFETGGEFWPIVHNCTIFSMVLMHIIVIGIFGLKELPIASGFTLPLPIVTLLFNEYCQKRFIPIFNAYPAECLIKKDRADQNDPNMSEFYDKLTNAYNDPALMPIKYPGRFSSHRSPLLGSSESNTNVLVSALGDMLV; this is encoded by the exons ATGATTTTTTCTGCTCTTCTAACTTCAATTGCAATTAATTTTGGCTTTTGTTCTCTATTTTTCACCCTGTACTCTATATTGAGGAAGCAACCTGGTAATATTCTTGTCTATGCACCACGCTTAGTTTCCGAAGGAAAACTCCAAGAGGGCAATCAAGATAACTTGGAACATTTGTTACCTACTTCTGGTTGGGTGAGAAGAGCATGGGAGCCTTCTGATGATGAATTTATATCAACTGCAGGCTTAGATGCTTTCGTCTTCATCCGTATATTTGTCTTTAG TTTAAAAGTATTTGCCTTTGCTGGAATTGTTGGGACAATCTTTCTTCTTCCAGTTAATTACATGGGGACTCAGATTTGTGATGATTCCGAGTCTCAGAAAACGTCATTGGATTCCTTTAGTATTTCAAACGTTAACAATGGTTCGCACAG CGCCGTTTATATTTTCACTGGGGTTGTTTGCATTCTTCTATATTAT GAGTATGAGTACATTGCATCAAAAAGAATTGCTTGCTTCTATTCCTCGAAGCCGGAGCCTCGTCAGTTTAGTATATTAGTACGAGGTATTCCGGTTCCTCCTGGATGTACATGTAGTGAAGCTGTCGAACAATTCTTTATGGAGTATCACCCTTCTGCTTATCATTCACATTCAGTTGTTCGTCGAAGCAGCAAACTTCAAATTCTAGTT ACTGATACAGATAGACTGTACAAAAGGCTTACCCAATtgaaagataaagaaaactctccTCAAAGGCATAGGCGTGATGGATTTTTAGGACTTTTTGGGCAAAAAGTTGATCTGTTAGATCATTACGAAAAGAAATTGGGAGACATTGCAGATAATGTGAGAATAGAACAGTCTGCATTGGCAGGAAAG gaaGTTCCAGCAGCATTTGTCTCATTTAAGTCACGATTCGGTGCTGCAATAGCTTTGAACTCGCAACCAGGTGTCAATCCCACACACTGGATCACCGAACCAGCGCCAGAGCCTCATGATGTTTATTGGCCTTTCTTTTCTGTCACATTCATTCGAAGATGGATCAGCAGGCTGGCAGTTTTTGTTGCTTGCATTGCTCTTACAATTCTATTTTTAATCCCAGTTGCAGTAGTTCAAGGCCTTACCCATCTCGATCAATTAGAAACCATGTTCCCACCTCTGAGAAGCATACTGAGACT GACACTTGTGAGTCAAGTTATAACAGGATACCTTCCCATTCAGATTCTACAGTTGTTTCTGTCTTTTGTGCCAGCtattatgatttttctttcatcCTTGCAAGGATATATTTCATGGAGTCAGATACAAAAAAGTGCATGCACTAAAGTATTATGGTTTACCATCTGGAACATTTTCTTTGCAAACGTATTATCAGGGTCGGCTCTCTACCGATTGAACTACTTTCTTGAGCCCAAAGAGTTTCCTAGAGTACTAGCTGAAGCTGTACCAGCTCAG GCATCATTCTTCATGGCGTATATTGTGGCATTCGGATGGACTAATATAGCATCAGAACTTTTTCAATTGATTCCACTTTCTTACAATTATGTAAATAGATATTTTGGTGGAAACTttagtgatgattttgaagcACCATCAATTCCTTACTACAGCGAAATTCCCAGGATTCTTTTCTTTGGTCTTCTTGGTGTTACATACTTTATCCTTGCTCCTCTCATACTGCCATTTATCTTGGTCTACTTTTGTTTGGGATACATCATTTACCGCAACCAg CTATTATATGTTTATGTGCAAAAATTCGAGACTGGAGGAGAATTTTGGCCTATAGTACACAACTGCACAATTTTTTCAATGGTGCTAATGCACATCATAGTAATTGGGATATTTGGGTTGAAGGAGCTTCCAATAGCATCCGGATTCACTCTTCCTCTTCCTattgtcacacttcttttcaatGAATACTGCCAGAAGCGGTTCATTCCTATATTCAACGCTTATCCTGCCGAA TGTTTGATCAAGAAAGATAGAGCAGATCAAAATGATCCGAACATGTCCGAGTTTTATGATAAGTTAACCAATGCATACAATGATCCAGCTCTAATGCCAATCAAGTATCCCGGACGGTTTAGTAGTCACAGATCTCCCCTACTTGGTAGCTCAGAATCAAACACTAATGTTCTTGTAAGTGCATTAGGCGACATGCTTGTATAA
- the LOC11416325 gene encoding vesicle transport v-SNARE 13, which yields MSTVFEGYERQYCELSSKLSKLCTAAAALNGEQKKQNISDIKAGIDEAEALIRKMDLEARSLQPNIKGVLLAKLREYKSDLNNNKSELKKLVSGNMNPSARDMLLESGMADAMTVSADQRDRLMFSTERLNKSSDRIKDSRRTMLETEELGVSILQDLHSQRQSLLHAHDTLHGVDDNVSKSKKILSNMSKRMNRNKCIISTIVAVLVLVIMLTLYFKLSK from the exons ATGAGTACCGTGTTTGAAGGATATGAACGTCAATACTGTGAGCTTTCTTCTAAACTATCCAAACTTTGTACTGCAGCTGCTGCTCTTAATGGAG AGCAAAAGAAGCAAAATATTTCAGATATAAAGGCTGGAATCGATGAGGCAGAAGCTTTG ATTCGGAAAATGGATCTGGAGGCAAGAAGTTTGCAGCCAAACATTAAGGGTGTACTTCTTGCTAAGCTGCGGGAATACAAATCAGATCTGAACAATAATAAAAGCGAACTTAAGAAACTTGTATCCGGTAACATGAACCCTTCTGCCCGGGATATGTTGTTGGAATCAGGCATGGCTGATGCTATGACG GTATCAGCTGATCAAAGAGACAGATTAATGTTTTCAACTGAGAGGTTGAACAAATCTAGTGACAGAATTAAGGACAGTAGGAGAACAATGTTGGAAACGGAAGAGCTTGGGGTTTCAATCCTTCAAGATTTGCATTCTCAGCGACAATCTCTACTGCATGCACATGACACG CTTCATGGAGTGGATGATAACGTAAGCAAGAGCAAGAAAATTTTGTCTAACATGTCTAAAAGGATGAACAGGAACAAGTGTATTATTAGCACCATCGTTGCGGTCCTGGTTCTTGTTATCATGTTGACTCTCTACTTCAAACTTTCAAAATAG